gctacttcataactgtaattttgctagttatgaatcattatataaataaatatctgtgcttCCTGATGGTCTTAGACGACCCCTATGAAAAGGTCATTGAACCCAGAAGGGGTcgcaacccacaagttgagaaccacaaTTTCAGAGCATCAGGACACCCATATTGGTCCTATTGGTTTGGTTGGGTGTGGCTCAGGGTCTGTGGTAAGAGAGGATGATTCGGAAGATTCCCTCTTGAGGGTCATCAGCAAGCAGGGGGCAACTTGGGCAGGAAGATGTGGCCcctgagagaagccagaagaactTGTAAAGGAACAGATTCCCACTtctgggggcaggggggaggtGTCTGAGGATAAAAGAGATGGTATTTGTGAAAGTGCACACTTTAGGGTTCCATGGAAATGCAGGAAGTGCTGGTTGGTGTTGGGGTCTCTCCCTTCCCACTTGTCTCCTGGCTGTTGGGTGGAGGTGTGAGCTCCTAGTCATTGCAGAGCACCAGAGAGAGGTTGGGGTGTCCTCAGCTTCACCCCATGGCAACTGGCTTTTCATAAATGAGTAGAGACAGGGATAAAggagagaaggtgggagggagggaagaaaggaaggaaagagagaaagagacagacagacagaaacagaggcagaagcagagacagagacagacagagagactgagacagactgaaacaaagacagatagaaacagagacaagagagtgcCACATCCTAGCAAATACACTCCGGACCCAGGGAGTCACAGGGTTCTCTGTCCTGGGTGTCCTGTGTGTCTAAGATAAACAGGTTAGACCAGATGATCTGAAGCCCCTGTTGGAACATGCAGGGATTTAATGAAATAGTGAAGATTGTAGTTTCTGAGGcctgtggagaaggaggaggaggaggcgttGAGGGGCATTTGGGGGTTTTATACCAACTCTTCCATTTTGCAAATGTTAATGAATACCTCCATTGAAAACCATAGCAGTTACTACCTGGGTGGTTAGACGCAATGACTTGGATGAGCCAGATGTGGCCGTGACGTCTGCTTTGGTAGATCCCTCTTGCAATCAGACCTGGCATTCTCCCTGGGAAAGACCAAGTGAGGGTCCATGTTCTGCCCGGTTGGTCCATTTTTAGGAGATGGGTttgatggggggaggggtgatgggagaGGACGGGAGTGTGGGTCTATTGTAGGCCACTGGACTGGACTCCTGTCAGACAATGTCTCCTAGACCTTCTGCTAGAAATCTTATTTTTACCTCCATCCCCATATCTCCCCCATCCATCTTCACAGGATCAAGCAGCCTTCTCTGAAATTCCACGGAGGCAAAGACTCCATTTGCAAGCCCTGTCACATGGCCCAGCTAGCTTCAGTCTGTGGCTCCGATGGCCACACCTACAGTTCAGTGGTGAGGAGCCTTGGCCCtgtgtggggtggaggtggggtgtaCCCAATGCCACTGGGAACAGAGGGACCATTGGCTGACCCCCTGAAGATTCCTAGGATTGATACGGGACTCCGTCAGTATGTTCAACGCAGCCCTTCAGATTTGGACAGGGTGATCCAATCTTTGGCAGGCAGAGGGcagggaagagacatgaagagatGCTTGGGCAAGAAATGCAAGTGAGGAAGCCAGGGAAAGTTTCACAAAAGTGCTCAGAGCcctggatggagggaggggagctCATGTGGTCAGTtgcaggagagaaggaaggacttCCACACTGAGGTCTTGTTGCTTGCCAGCCAGCAGGGGGCGATGTGGGCAGGACATGGCCCCCATCAGAAGAGGTAGGGAAGAAGCCTTGGGAGGGAACAGATTTCTACCTTGTGGAATTttgagaggaagaatgggatgatgTCTGTGAAAGCATTTTGCAAAGCTAAGAGTTCTAGGGGGGCACAGGTGAAGGCTAGTAATGTTTCTAGAAGTAAGACAGTAGGGTGCTTAGCTAGGGTTGAGTCAGGAGACCCTGggggtttgtgttttgtttccttctttttctattttcctatgattgtgtgtgtgtgtgtgtgtgtgcatgtgtgtgcatgtttgcatgtgtatgcatgtttgcatgtgtgtgcatgtgagcttgcatgtttgtgtgtgtgcatgttttcatgtatgtatgtgtgcatgtgtgtgcatgcatgtgtgtacatgtttgcatatgtgtgtgtatgtgtgtgtatgagcacacacatacatgtttgcaCGTGTATGGGCCCAGGTTGATGCTGGAATTTGTTCTCCATTGTTCTTCCTTCTTAGTGATTGGGTTAGGGTTTCTCAGTTAAACTGGAAGTCCACGAGATTGTTATTCCATGCTGAGGTTAAAGTTGCTGAGGGGGCATAGGAACAGGGAACACACAAAGATGAAGGAAGAAGACAGCAGAGAGGggttgggaggaagaggaggagaaaaatgtGGGGTGCAGATTAGGAGGAGGAAAGCTATGTCCCGCAGGAGAGGACAAGGTTCATCTAAACGTTCGGGAGGTCTGGCTTCCATCTCAAGCACATGGCCCTGGGCATGGTTGTGGGCCTCCCTTGGCCTTGATGTATAGTGGGTTGGCTTgatgttatttgtattttaatgttaatttgggCCTTTAAAATTAGTTGTCCTAGAGAAGAGAGAGTCTGTACATAGACATTAGTTTAAGTGATCTTGTCTCTGGTTAATTGTGATTGGTAAAGAAAGATGTTACTAGTCAATCGTtaaacagaagagacagaggtaGAGTTGAGATTTTGTGGGCTTGGGTCAGAAAGGTCCacgaggagaagaagaaaaaggaagaagccattgtgggatttaaaaaaaaaaatctgtgcaggagaagacaaaggaagcAGCCATGGGTTAAGAGTTAAAAAAGCGTGAAACTCAGAGCAGCCCGGATAAAACATAGTAAATAAGAACTCAGGGTTATcagtaggaaagtagattctaacaacatAGAGGGGAGGCAGCTACCCAGTGCTTGCACTGCTTaagaattattataaatataaactcTGTGAATATGTGGTTTTTATCCAAGAACTCAATGATCAAGGCACGGTAGAAGCCCCGGACTGGGGTTTTAACATTTCTACATTGATGTTCTCTAGCAAGCACAAGACCCCATGGCCCTTCCTTCCAGAGTGATAGACAGTCTCAGAGCCCCTGGCTGCAGGACCCATAGTTGAGCCTCCCTCACCTAGCCTGAGCTCTCTCTTGCAGTGTAAGTTGGAACAGCAGGCGTGCCTGAGCAACAAGCAGCTGGCGGTGAGATGTGAGGGCCCCTGTCCCTGTCCCACGGAGCAGTCTACCACGTCTACCACCGACGGCAAGTCAGGTAAGAGACTGGATGACCAAAGCTAGACCCAGGGTGCTGAGCCGAGCCGGGAGACCTGGACATTCCTCGGGACTGTAGGATAGTTTGCAGAATGGGAAGCAACTGTTGGCCCTAACAGGAACCTGTGTAGTTTGGGGTCCTGGTACCATAGAACTGGAAGCTGGGGCTTTGtcccttttttcttccctgtgtGTTGGAGAAGAAGGTCACTCCTCCACAAGGAGACTGGTTAGACAttgagtgggagggaggggaagagcaaggggaggggataggggatGGGCCGAGAGGAAGATTCACTCccctctccttctgcttcctttaACATTACCCAGACTCCCAGCCTGCTGCTTTGCCCCGCCCAGCCCCAAACTGCTCTGTTCTGCATTGCAGAGACCTGCACAGGGCAGGACCTAGCCGACCTGGGGGATAGGCTCCGTGACTGGTTCCAGCTCCTTCGTGAGAACTCCAAGCAAAACGGTTCAGCCGGCAGTGCAGCTAGCCCTGCAGGTGGCATGGGGACCAGTACTCtgcctgggtggggtggggtggggtggggtggggtggggtgaggaagacaggaaggggcCCAGCAGACAGGTGTCACGGGGCCAGCCCGATTCTGTCCCCTTCCTTGTCAGATTCCAAGCCTACGATGTGAACCCTCAAAGAGCTTTACCTTGAAGTAGAGTGGTCGGTTGGCTTTAGCCATGGGCGCCAGAGCTTAGTCCCTCCAGGGGGTAGCCAAGGAAACGGGAAAAAATGCTATTTTCTAAGCCCGAGGATATAGCCAGGGAGAGCACTGCCAAGCATACTTACAGCCCTGGTTCTGATCCCCAGTAGCCAAGAAACATCTTCAGAAAGGCTTGTAAAATAGGCTTCAAGTGGTTCAGGTACAGTTCTATGTGAGGGAAGAGGCAAAggctcttttttattttccatacCCCGTGGTTAAGTTTCAGGCTAACTTGACTCTGAACAGAGGTCTGGGGCTGAGAAATACATAGAGaaatggatggacagacggacgGACAGCAGAGCTCACCTGAATTCCGGTCTCTTTTCCAGGGTTGGACAAGAGCCTGGGGGCCAGTTGCAAGGACTCCATCGGTTGGATGTTCTCTAAGCTGGACACCAGTGGAGACCTCTTCCTGGACCAGACAGAACTGGCTGCCATCAACCTGGACAAATACGAGGTCTGCATCCGCCCCTTCTTCAACTCCTGTGATACCTACAAAGATGGCCGCGTTTCTACTGCTGAGTGGTGCTTCTGTTTCTGGAGGGAGAGTGAGTACTGCCCGTGGCTCTCTGGCACCAGCTTCCTTCCTGAGGGCCCAGCCCCAGCCATAGCCTCTCTCTAGGAGTCACAGTGGTTGCCTCTCACTCACATCTTAGGCTCAGAGCCTTCCCAGCCCATCTCCTTGCTGTATCTGTTCCCTTGCTAGTTAGAACCCAGGGCAGGCTCTCAGGTGGACTGGATTTTGTGGGTCCCGAGGCTTGTGTGCTTTTAGAtacctttaaataaaaaataaatagaaatcaaCATGGGGCTTGTGAGCTGGTTCCGTGGATAAAGCATCTGCCCTGATGAACCTAGTTTCAGCCTCAGAATTTATAGAAGGGGGGGGGACTCTCtccccagagttgtcctctgaccttcacatgtacaaCATGCTATGTACAAGCCTGCCCTtgcaaatacataaacacacacacagacacacacagagacacacacagacacacacacacacacacacacacgtacatagaCACACGtgataaatacacatacatacaactatATATGTCATGTTTCGGGGGGCCCTTGGAGAATCTGAGAGGGGATGGTGCAGGGAGGGGAGGGTCTTGGAGCTGAGAACACATTTGTTTTTCATGGCTCCCCTTCTGATGGACACACCTTCTTCACCCCAAACAGTTGATTGTGTAAGGTATCATTAGCCCACacatgaagacttttttttttttttttttttttttgagacaggatttcatacACTCCAGGATGTCCTGGACCTCACCATGTGGCTGAAACTGACCTTTCTTGTGatcctcaatgctgggattataggcatacaccagccacacccagattttttttaaaaaggatttatttatttcatgtatgtgagtatactgtcactgtcttcagacacaccagaagagggcatcagatcccattacagatggttgtgagccaccttgtggttgctgggaactgaactcaggacctctggaagagcagccagtgctcttaactgctgagccatctctctagccccagtttttacttttattgtgtctctttcatcttttggagacagggtagcATATAGACCAAGGTGGCTTAGAACTCACTCcatatcccagactggccttggactTGCGGTCTTGtttgtctcccgagtgctgggattatagggtgTACCACCACGCCTGCTGCTTGGCATCTGTTAGCTGTTCTATGCTCAGATCCTGAGCTGGGTCTGTGTTTAGAAATCACCTCGGCCAAGGGGCAaatgatggagaaactgaggtcctAGTGAGCTGCCTGGCCAGCCGCTGGGGTGAGCCCAGTGCCTCCGCTGACCACTGCATGGTCAGTGAGAAGCATCTGCAGCCTAAGGCCAAGGCTTGGCAAGGGCTCCACCATATGCTGATTTGGGGTTCCAAATAAGTGACCACATCTTTGTGAGTTCGCTTTCTGGGAGATAACAATATCCATCTCAGAGGCTGCGTGAGCACAAACTAAGAAACTCTGGACGCACAGCACCATGGGAGTCACGCCTCCCTCAGTGATGCTGAGGTCCAAGAGCCTTTCTGTCTTCAGTGCGCTGGCCAGCCTGCCTGCCGCGTGTGCTGCCTCAGTATGTCCACTCCCCAGGCTGCTGATGTCCATCCCACTTCCGCAAATGCAGAAGGCTTGAGATATCCTATTTTACTATCAGGCAGACCTCTGGTTTGGAAGGCTATGGTCTCCCCAAGGTCCCAGACAGTAGAGATAGGCCACCAGTTATGTTCAGACCCCCGGGGGTTAAGTCTAACATCTTCTAGTCTTCTTATCTCCTACAGTTTCTCAGCCTGTGGTGCCTGCCAGTCCCTTCTGCCTCttgtgaatttttgttgttgtgtgggttggtttgtttggtttggtttttgagacaaggactcactaTCTGACTGtggatttcctggaactttctatgtagaccaggctagccttaaactcacagctatccacctgcttctgcctccagaatgcagTGGTTAAAGGtaggcaccaccatgcccagctctcatTTGAACTTTTTAGCTCATCCTATGAAAGCCAACACCCCCAGAGAACCCTGGGATTCTTGGGATCCTTAGCCTGTCTTAAGCGGTGGTGGCCTCCCTTAACTGGACGCTGGGTGTTTTCATCCAACAGAGCCTTACATTGGTTGGAGGATCTTAGTAGGATCGGTGTGTGCTGCCATCACCCTGGTGTGGCCTGATGTGAGAGACCAGGTGTTTTTATTTTGCAGAACCCCCACAAAAGGTTCTAAGTTTGGGGGGTTCAGTGTGTTTTCAGCACCATGGGCCAACCCTAAGGCTGCTTCTCTCTACAGAACCCCCCTGTCTGGCAGAGCTGGAGCGCACACAGATCCAGGAGGCAGCCAAGAAGAAACCAGGTAGGGAGGGGTTGCAGAGGAGGGGCCGGGGATGCTGTCCTAAACTTCCTTGAGGCCCAGAGGTTTCAACTGCCTGGCTTTATGGCACATGGTGAACCGAGAAGCGGCCCTAGCCTGGGACGGCACAGGAAAACACCTCTCTTGGTTTCATTGGCTTGGTAGGCAAGTCTCTCCTCAGCTGCCCCTCAGGGAGTATGCTTAAACACTTTGGGCTTTCCAGACCAGGGCTGGAGAGCCCTCTACTTAAATTCACGGCAACAGGTGTGTGTCTGAGGCCAGAATGGGACCCCATCCTCGGGAGATGCTCATTCACATTCTAAATGAAGACcctggagagatgagagacccAGTGTAGCCTAGAGCAGAACCGATGGGCAAGGCAGACAAGGTTCATGGCTGTGTAAAGCCTTTGAACAGCCCAGCCATAGGAACACTGAGCGTGAGGGTCGGGAAGAGAATTCCCAACTCTGACTGTTGTGTAGGGAATCGGGGAGAATGCAGGTGAGCACAAGCCTCCTGAGAGGCCAGTAGAGATCTTTCTGGGGAACTGGCCTTGGAAGGTGGGGAGTTATATCTTGAGGGAGGATAATAAGCCTGGGACATACACCGGTGGCATCATGAAAAGATTTGAGgtcctaaaaacaacaacaacaaccaccacacaGTAGGAAGGAACCCAGGTAGCTGGAGGGTGACGTTGAGGGTATAGCGATCCTGAGAGGTGGGCCTTGTGGATCCTTAAGAATCATATGACAGAGCTCGAAAGACCAGCACACTCAATGAACACCCAGCCCCTAAAGCCCCCATAGGGCTGTGCTGACTAGGCCTACTGGCCTCCAGCCTTGCTGAGAAAGCTATTCTATCATCCACTCCCCCAAGCAGGCCCCCAGGCCTTAGGATCCCCACTCTAGCGTACCTAATGCCACCCTGGTTGTCTCTGTGGCTCTtatcccttccccaccctcaacctCCCTGACTAAAAGATGCCTTGTGGACAGTCTGGGGACCTGAGAAAAATGAGTGAGCCCCAAATGAAGGAAGAGAAACTCTGCATTCCTAGCTGGAGAAAAACCAAGAGTGAGATCAAGCTTACTAACGTGAGGCCAGACTGTCCTACAGAACGAAGGCCATGAAACAGCAGCACTTCATAGCATCCTCGAAGAAGCCTGAGCATGTGATACAGGGACATCGGGGACGGGAGCTCTGTGCTTCCAGTCAGTagccatgtgtgtgtggtttcttaaGGGGTGGGTGTTAGTATCAGGGTGGCCAGGTTCTCAGGCTGTCTAGGCCCCTGCTCACACACGACTCCAGAGCCCACTCTCCGGACTCCCACCCTAACCCTCAGGTGCCTTCATCCCGAGCTGTGATGAGGATGGTTACTACCGgaagatgcagtgtgaccagagCAGCGGTGACTGCTGGTGCGTGGACCAGTTGGGTCTGGAGCTGACCGGCACACGCATGCGTGGGAACCCTGACTGTGGTAAGGAGCATGCGCCTAGTGCTCCGGGCGGTGTCCGTGGGGCAGGACTCCAGGCTGAGAGAGTAGATGCAGTGTGGAGGTTCCTTACCGGCCTTTCGCTTGTTTTCCCAATAGATGACATCGTGGGTTTCTCCGGGGACTTTGGAAGCGGTGTCGGCTgggaggacgaggaggagaaggagacagaagaggcaggcgaggaggctgaggaggaggagggtgaggcgGGTGAGGCAGATGACGGAGGCTACATCTGGTAGATGGCCCTCGACGGCCTCGGCAGGCCAGGGTGCCGATGGCCAGAAAGACGGGCCAGAAGAGACCTGGACAACAGCAGGCAACTTAGCAAATGGATCCGGAAGTCAGTGCGAAGGACCCTGGCTTCAGTGGGGAGGACTGGAGTGGCTTGCGTGACTGGGGTGCgcgtgcgtgtgcctgtgcgttcgtgtgtgcatgtgtgtgccatgtgagTCACCCAAAGGTCCCTATGTTATTGATTTTCAAAtgcacactttcacacacatggATGCACTAACAGACCAAAATCAATGAGACAAGATGCTCCTCATCCTGTCCCTCAGCCCCCAGCACCTGAAATTCCTGCCCTGCCCAATCAAACCAACCccctcctgcctttcttccttcctcttctgaggccagagagaggaagggcaggaagCCGAAAGCTGAGCATCGTCCTCAAATCGGGCTGATTTGATATGAAAGCCCCACCATGGTCTTGGGCTGATGAAGGCAGGACCTGTACACACAACAAGGCTTACCCTTCTGCTGACATCCCAAGGGCTAGTCGCAGGTATGTCCAGCTGTGGCCCTGGGCTGCTCAGTTAAGGATAGCTGTCTGTGTGGCCCAACACAAAACAGTGAACTTACTTAAAACATAGGGGGGTTTTgttactgattttgttttgttttttggataaTTGGATTGAGGAGTTCCTGAGTGTGGACTTTGTAGATTGAAGATGCTCTGTTACAATGTCAAAAGGTTGGACACATCTGGTAGATTATCTCCAGAGATAGCCCAGCAGGACAGGCAGAGACCGTGAGGCAAAGGAGGGTAGGTCCTTTGATACCAGATCTCAGATTGACCCAGTCAGCACCTGTTGCCTCATGGCTCTAGGCTGTTTCTTGGCAAATGGGTTCTGTCATCATTCAGCTGAGCTTTGGCGCAGCCTGCTATGAGGTGCAGCTGTGACCTCTCTTCCCTGGTGAGGGTCCCCCTTGTCCTGAGGAGCAGAGGACCAGAAAGCAGCACAtgtctccccacctcctccctgaCCCTTTAGGAAATGGTCCCCTCTTGCCAGACCCTGAGATTCTTGTGAGGAAGCACGGGAAGCTGTGACTTCCTGTGCCCAGAGATTGTCCTGGAGGAGAGGCCCCAAACCTTAGTCCTCTCAACCATGGCTTTCCTCTGTCTCAAGGGTCCCCAAGATGGCCCCAGCAGAATCATGCCCCAGACTCAATTTAAAGCCCTAGGCAGCTAGGCCCTGAGGCCATGCCTCAA
The sequence above is drawn from the Arvicanthis niloticus isolate mArvNil1 chromosome 20, mArvNil1.pat.X, whole genome shotgun sequence genome and encodes:
- the Spock2 gene encoding testican-2 codes for the protein MRAPGSGRLALPLLLLAAVALAEGDAKGFKEGETPGNFMEDEQWLSSISQYSGKIKHWNRFRDEVEDDYIKSWEDNQQGDEALDTTKDPCQKVKCSRHKVCVAQGYQRAMCISRKKLEHRIKQPSLKFHGGKDSICKPCHMAQLASVCGSDGHTYSSVCKLEQQACLSNKQLAVRCEGPCPCPTEQSTTSTTDGKSETCTGQDLADLGDRLRDWFQLLRENSKQNGSAGSAASPAGLDKSLGASCKDSIGWMFSKLDTSGDLFLDQTELAAINLDKYEVCIRPFFNSCDTYKDGRVSTAEWCFCFWREKPPCLAELERTQIQEAAKKKPGAFIPSCDEDGYYRKMQCDQSSGDCWCVDQLGLELTGTRMRGNPDCDDIVGFSGDFGSGVGWEDEEEKETEEAGEEAEEEEGEAGEADDGGYIW